The proteins below are encoded in one region of Nitrospira sp. SG-bin1:
- a CDS encoding rhodanese, with amino-acid sequence MKLNEQLRLIAGLFVLVAVILGATIHPYWNYFAAFVAVNLIQSAFTGWCPMMALLRTLGVQE; translated from the coding sequence ATGAAACTCAATGAACAACTCAGGCTCATCGCCGGCCTGTTTGTGCTTGTCGCCGTCATCTTGGGAGCGACCATCCATCCGTATTGGAACTACTTTGCCGCATTTGTGGCGGTGAACCTCATACAATCGGCTTTTACCGGGTGGTGTCCGATGATGGCGTTGTTGCGCACACTCGGCGTACAAGAATAG
- a CDS encoding multidrug transporter AcrB, translating to MTTYKPGLSGRIAALFIDSKLTPLIILGVLLLGLFAVVATPREEEPQIVVPMADVWLPFPGASAKVVEEQLTKPIERKLSEIKGIEYVYSISRPGGALIIVRFYVGQPMEQSLVDLYDKLMSNQDLLPSGAEPFLVKPKDVNDVPIVTLTLSSERYGEFELHRLAKQVLEEIKKVSGTSAGFIVGGRPRELRIQIDPTRLKAYGLTPLQVANVIRGENRALSTGRFDSRNQSFLVETGRFIRSREDLESLVVGASEQRPVYLRQVAEVIDGPAEATSYVWFGLGPEASRSSFVNREAQKGSRDTRHEERFTEEEPAVTVAVAKQAGMNAVTVAADVIRKVEEMKGVTIPSDVRVTVTRDYGETAQEKANELLWHLLIAVVAVVVFLGVALGPRPALVVSIAIPLTLALTLFTSMVIGYTINRVTLFALIFSIGILVDDAIVVVENTYRHLKMRLRAHHDASIQAVDEVGNPTILATFTVIAALLPMAFVSGLMGPYMRPIPVNASIAMFFSLLVAFVVIPWFCQTCYRPGVSVSGVDHEGDERGFTARIYRKVLSPLLAHPILAYAFLGVVGLLLVGSTLLFYTRHVVVKMLPFDNKSEIQLVIDMPEGTTLEETARVTQALGRYVKTVPEVRDYQAYVGTASPFNFSGLVRHYYLREQPHEADIQINLVAKHRRDAQSHEIAQRIRPPVQEIAREYGANVKIVEVPPGPPVQSVLVAEVYGPDYNRQLAVAREMRTLFESTSGVVDVDDYIEADQVKYVFTVDRAKAALAGIPSEEIVSTLRMALQGAKVGLVHMPQEKSPVQIVLRLPIAERTGLEHLGEIGMRTNTGGIVQLSELLKIEQTVQDNAIYHKNQKPVVYVVADVGGSGAEKAESPVYGVLGVGKKLDAFRPAEGYQIEQYYASPPWSEEKIAMKWDGEWHITYETFRDMGLAFAVAMLLIYLLIVGQFQSFITPLIIMAPIPLTLIGILPGHWLTGSYFTATSMIGFIALAGIIVRNSILLVDFIQLQERAGVSLSEAVITAGAIRTRPILLTAAALMVGAFVIILDPIFQGLAVSLLFGVGASTLLTLIVIPVLYYQMRGMPLGSRPNDADAPLEKEDVTSDRAHSGAVPV from the coding sequence ATGACGACTTACAAGCCCGGATTGAGCGGCCGCATCGCGGCCCTTTTCATCGACAGTAAGCTCACGCCGCTCATCATATTGGGTGTGTTGCTGCTGGGACTGTTTGCCGTTGTCGCCACTCCCCGTGAGGAGGAACCGCAAATCGTCGTGCCGATGGCCGATGTCTGGTTGCCGTTTCCCGGTGCGTCCGCCAAGGTCGTCGAAGAACAACTCACGAAACCGATCGAGCGTAAGCTCTCTGAGATCAAAGGCATCGAATATGTCTACTCGATTTCCCGTCCAGGCGGCGCGCTGATCATCGTCCGGTTCTACGTCGGCCAGCCGATGGAACAGAGCCTGGTCGATCTCTACGACAAGTTGATGTCCAACCAAGACCTGTTGCCGTCCGGCGCGGAACCCTTTCTTGTCAAGCCGAAGGACGTCAATGACGTCCCGATCGTCACGTTGACGCTCTCCAGCGAGCGCTACGGGGAATTCGAACTCCATCGCCTCGCCAAACAGGTGTTGGAGGAGATCAAGAAGGTGTCCGGCACATCGGCCGGGTTCATCGTCGGCGGCCGGCCGCGTGAACTGCGCATCCAGATCGACCCGACAAGGCTGAAAGCCTACGGACTGACCCCGTTGCAGGTCGCGAATGTGATACGGGGTGAAAATCGAGCATTATCGACGGGCCGATTTGACAGCCGCAATCAAAGTTTTCTCGTGGAGACCGGCCGTTTCATACGATCGCGTGAAGATCTCGAGTCCCTCGTGGTGGGCGCCAGCGAGCAGCGGCCGGTGTATCTCCGCCAAGTGGCGGAGGTGATCGACGGACCGGCGGAAGCCACGAGTTACGTCTGGTTCGGGCTGGGCCCGGAAGCGAGTCGTTCGTCGTTCGTGAATCGTGAAGCGCAGAAGGGATCGCGAGATACGCGTCACGAGGAGCGTTTCACGGAAGAAGAGCCGGCAGTAACCGTCGCCGTCGCCAAGCAGGCCGGCATGAACGCCGTGACCGTCGCCGCGGACGTGATCCGAAAGGTTGAAGAGATGAAGGGCGTGACGATTCCGTCGGACGTGCGTGTGACCGTCACCCGCGATTACGGAGAAACGGCGCAGGAGAAAGCCAATGAATTGTTATGGCATTTGCTCATCGCCGTCGTCGCCGTGGTGGTCTTTCTCGGCGTGGCATTGGGGCCGCGACCGGCTCTCGTCGTGTCGATCGCGATCCCTCTGACCCTGGCTCTCACGCTCTTCACCTCGATGGTGATCGGCTACACGATCAACCGGGTAACGTTGTTTGCACTCATCTTTTCGATCGGCATTCTCGTGGACGATGCCATCGTGGTGGTCGAAAACACGTACCGTCACTTGAAGATGCGTCTCAGGGCCCATCACGACGCCTCCATCCAGGCGGTTGATGAAGTCGGAAATCCCACGATCCTGGCGACGTTCACCGTCATTGCCGCACTCCTACCGATGGCGTTCGTTTCCGGCTTGATGGGGCCCTACATGAGACCGATCCCCGTCAATGCCTCCATCGCCATGTTTTTTTCGTTGTTGGTCGCGTTCGTCGTGATTCCGTGGTTCTGCCAGACGTGCTACCGCCCCGGAGTCTCCGTATCGGGAGTGGACCATGAGGGCGACGAGAGGGGATTCACCGCTCGAATCTATCGGAAAGTCCTGTCCCCATTGCTGGCCCATCCGATTCTCGCGTACGCATTCCTGGGTGTCGTCGGACTGTTGCTCGTGGGATCGACGTTGTTGTTCTATACGCGCCATGTGGTCGTCAAAATGCTTCCGTTCGACAACAAAAGCGAAATTCAACTGGTCATTGATATGCCCGAAGGAACCACGCTCGAAGAAACGGCGCGGGTCACGCAAGCGTTGGGGCGATACGTGAAGACCGTGCCGGAGGTACGCGACTATCAGGCCTATGTCGGAACGGCCTCACCCTTTAACTTTAGCGGGCTGGTTCGCCACTATTACCTGAGGGAACAACCTCACGAGGCCGATATCCAGATCAATCTGGTCGCGAAGCATCGGCGCGACGCTCAGAGTCATGAGATCGCCCAACGAATCCGTCCACCGGTGCAAGAGATTGCCCGCGAATACGGAGCCAATGTGAAGATCGTCGAAGTGCCGCCCGGGCCACCCGTGCAATCGGTGCTGGTGGCGGAGGTCTACGGCCCCGACTACAACAGGCAGCTCGCCGTGGCTCGGGAAATGCGAACCCTGTTCGAATCCACGTCCGGAGTGGTTGACGTGGACGACTATATCGAAGCGGACCAGGTGAAATATGTCTTCACGGTCGATCGGGCGAAGGCGGCCCTCGCCGGCATTCCTTCAGAAGAAATCGTGAGCACGCTGCGCATGGCGCTCCAGGGGGCGAAGGTCGGGCTGGTCCATATGCCTCAAGAGAAGAGCCCCGTTCAAATCGTCCTTCGTTTGCCGATCGCCGAACGGACGGGTCTGGAGCATCTCGGCGAGATCGGGATGCGCACCAACACCGGCGGCATCGTCCAGTTGTCGGAACTGCTCAAGATCGAACAGACCGTGCAAGATAATGCGATTTATCACAAGAATCAAAAGCCGGTCGTCTATGTCGTCGCCGATGTCGGCGGCTCCGGGGCGGAGAAAGCCGAAAGCCCGGTCTATGGCGTGCTGGGGGTCGGGAAAAAGCTGGACGCGTTTCGTCCGGCGGAAGGGTATCAGATCGAACAGTATTACGCGTCCCCGCCCTGGTCGGAAGAGAAGATCGCCATGAAGTGGGATGGTGAATGGCACATCACGTATGAAACGTTCCGTGACATGGGCCTCGCCTTTGCCGTGGCCATGTTGCTGATCTATCTCCTGATCGTCGGGCAGTTCCAATCGTTCATCACCCCCCTGATCATCATGGCCCCCATCCCACTCACGTTGATCGGTATTCTGCCCGGGCACTGGCTGACCGGATCGTACTTTACCGCGACATCCATGATCGGATTTATCGCGCTCGCCGGGATCATCGTGAGAAATTCTATTCTCTTGGTCGATTTCATACAGCTCCAAGAACGAGCGGGTGTGTCCTTGTCGGAAGCCGTCATCACAGCGGGAGCGATTCGGACGCGCCCCATACTTCTGACCGCCGCCGCGCTGATGGTCGGCGCCTTCGTCATCATTCTCGATCCCATTTTCCAAGGGTTGGCCGTCTCGTTGCTCTTCGGTGTCGGCGCCTCGACGCTGCTGACCCTCATCGTGATCCCGGTCCTGTACTATCAGATGAGGGGAATGCCGTTAGGGTCGAGGCCGAACGATGCCGACGCGCCGCTGGAAAAAGAGGACGTGACTTCTGACCGTGCGCATTCAGGAGCCGTTCCAGTCTAG
- a CDS encoding DNA-binding response regulator produces MDEVRRRPRALIADDHCLMLAGLRRLVEETCDVVGTAEDGRALVDAAQQLEPDLILLDISMPLLNGLDAARQIKKLQPSAKLLFLTMHTSPSYVKEAFDVGASGYLLKRSAPMELTLAIDAVLKGQQYLTPSITKVMLAPTLGHERTSTIKGSAADLTPRQREVLQLIGEGKGTKEIAFLLHVSVKTVEFHKTSIMKQLNLHTTAELMRYAITEGLASEQP; encoded by the coding sequence ATGGATGAGGTGAGGCGGAGGCCGCGGGCCCTCATAGCCGACGACCATTGTCTGATGCTTGCCGGTCTGCGCCGGCTGGTCGAGGAAACCTGCGACGTCGTCGGCACCGCCGAGGACGGGCGGGCGCTGGTGGACGCCGCGCAGCAGTTGGAACCGGATCTGATCCTTTTGGACATCAGCATGCCGCTGCTCAACGGCCTCGATGCCGCACGTCAGATCAAGAAGCTCCAACCGTCGGCCAAACTTCTGTTTCTCACGATGCACACGAGTCCAAGTTATGTGAAGGAAGCCTTTGATGTCGGTGCAAGCGGTTATCTCTTGAAACGGTCGGCGCCCATGGAGCTCACCTTGGCGATTGATGCCGTGCTCAAGGGACAACAGTATCTGACACCATCGATCACCAAGGTAATGCTTGCGCCGACTCTGGGGCATGAGCGGACTTCGACGATCAAAGGGTCCGCTGCGGATCTCACTCCCCGGCAGCGTGAAGTCTTGCAATTGATCGGCGAGGGCAAGGGGACAAAGGAGATCGCCTTCCTGCTCCATGTGTCGGTGAAGACCGTCGAATTCCATAAGACCTCCATCATGAAGCAACTGAATCTTCACACGACGGCGGAATTGATGCGCTACGCCATCACCGAGGGCCTTGCAAGTGAGCAACCGTAA
- a CDS encoding secretion protein HlyD: MTRRYLILMALMAVLVISGYVAINRWVLDSGLPDGLIQANGRIEGDHVTIASKFPGRVVELSAREGDSVVKDQRLVRLDDIQTRAKVEQARRLVDMLEAQVQAAHASLAVLNLEVPLAIEAAQAKVDSAVAALEKTSAVEQEARRDLARMRALLPEQAVSHQLVEQTEARWRAAAGDQASAKGTVAQARKELAQAELGGRRIQTKEKEVAALEQQRDQADAALAEVASILSDLTITAPTNGTITTRMVDVGEVVSAGTPLLELVDLDRLYLQVFVPEIQIGKLRLALPARIYTDAFPDRPYDATVKYISSRAEFTPKEVQTRDERVKLIYAVRLYLAENPEHRLTPGLPADAIIRWKEDVAWAKPRG; the protein is encoded by the coding sequence ATGACACGGCGGTACCTGATTCTCATGGCTCTGATGGCGGTGCTGGTGATCAGCGGCTATGTCGCGATCAACCGATGGGTGCTGGACAGCGGATTGCCGGATGGTTTGATTCAAGCGAACGGCCGCATCGAAGGCGATCACGTGACAATCGCCAGCAAATTCCCCGGCAGGGTGGTGGAGTTGTCGGCCCGCGAAGGCGACAGCGTCGTCAAAGACCAGCGGTTGGTGCGGTTGGACGATATCCAGACGAGGGCGAAGGTCGAACAGGCACGCCGGTTGGTCGATATGCTCGAGGCCCAGGTGCAGGCTGCGCACGCGTCATTGGCCGTCCTGAATCTCGAAGTTCCCCTGGCGATCGAGGCCGCTCAAGCGAAGGTGGACAGCGCCGTCGCCGCGTTGGAGAAGACCAGCGCGGTCGAGCAGGAGGCCCGACGCGATCTTGCGCGCATGCGGGCTCTGTTGCCGGAGCAGGCGGTCTCGCATCAATTGGTCGAGCAGACCGAAGCCCGATGGAGGGCCGCCGCCGGCGACCAAGCTTCCGCGAAAGGTACCGTGGCCCAGGCTCGCAAGGAACTCGCCCAGGCGGAATTGGGCGGGAGGCGCATCCAGACCAAAGAAAAAGAGGTCGCCGCTCTGGAGCAACAGCGCGACCAAGCCGATGCGGCCTTGGCCGAAGTCGCGAGTATTCTGAGCGACCTTACCATCACGGCCCCGACGAACGGCACGATCACCACCCGCATGGTCGATGTGGGGGAAGTGGTGTCGGCCGGGACTCCGCTGCTCGAACTCGTCGATCTCGATCGGCTTTATCTTCAAGTGTTCGTTCCTGAGATCCAGATCGGAAAACTCCGCCTCGCTTTGCCGGCGCGGATCTACACGGACGCGTTCCCGGATCGGCCGTACGACGCGACGGTGAAGTATATCTCCTCAAGAGCTGAGTTCACGCCGAAGGAAGTACAAACGCGCGACGAACGAGTGAAACTCATCTATGCCGTGCGGCTGTACCTTGCTGAGAATCCGGAGCATCGGCTCACGCCGGGATTGCCGGCCGACGCCATCATTCGATGGAAAGAGGATGTGGCGTGGGCAAAGCCGAGGGGGTAG
- a CDS encoding ABC transporter → MGIEPSSQHSALGSPHFDNVVRVSQFVKRYKKHPSVDGIDLTVRKGEIYGLIGPDGAGKSSLMKAIAGVLTYDEGTVEVFGTLVDSERAAERVKQRIGFLPQGLGLNLYPDLSVEENIDFFARLRLVPEVDLSERKARLLAMTRLEKFRDRAMKNLSGGMKQKLGLICTLIHEPELAILDEPTTGVDPVSRRDFWAILAELLQEKGMTALVSTAYMDEAARFHRLSFLSGGKVVISGTPAEVQALVPGSIVTFEAKPQLAAIARLKQTYRQVEALGSKLHVFETEIDRDRAVRNIEASLGDIKPDQVRVDDPELEDVFVSLLLRQAESQKVLTIPSTAKQAENHGLAIEARELVRDFGSFRAVDHVSFEVKQGEIFGLLGANGAGKTTVIKMLNGILPPTDGQGWVAGAEMKIAGSIIKERIGYMSQAFSLYLDLTVVENIRLFAGIYGLDRRVTNQRLDWITAMAGLEGYESSLTSRLPMGVRQRLALGCALVHQPRVLFLDEPTSGVDPIGRRYFWDILSRMAREEGVAILITTHYMSEAEHCDHLALMYAGRLVAEGAPEYMKQQIEQEAGRLLEVITDQPGLAVTQLQRAGFAGASLFGTRIHFFCRDPIRDEECACQALESSGVTVKSIAPRPLSLEDVFVYKVMALEEQEHRALPGTSA, encoded by the coding sequence ATGGGAATAGAACCTTCGTCTCAGCACTCAGCCCTCGGATCTCCGCACTTTGACAACGTCGTGCGCGTCTCACAGTTCGTCAAACGTTACAAGAAACATCCGTCGGTGGATGGTATCGATCTCACGGTCCGCAAGGGTGAGATCTACGGGTTGATCGGGCCGGATGGAGCCGGCAAGAGCAGTCTGATGAAAGCGATTGCCGGTGTGTTGACCTATGACGAAGGCACGGTCGAAGTGTTCGGGACGTTGGTCGATTCGGAACGAGCCGCGGAGCGGGTGAAGCAACGAATCGGCTTTCTGCCGCAAGGTCTGGGGCTGAATTTGTACCCCGACCTCTCCGTCGAGGAGAACATCGACTTCTTTGCGCGACTCAGGCTTGTGCCGGAGGTTGACTTGTCCGAGCGAAAGGCCCGGCTCCTTGCCATGACCCGCCTCGAGAAGTTCCGCGATCGAGCCATGAAGAATTTGTCCGGCGGCATGAAGCAAAAGCTGGGGTTAATTTGCACCCTCATTCATGAACCGGAACTGGCGATCCTCGATGAACCGACCACCGGTGTTGATCCCGTCTCGCGCCGCGACTTCTGGGCCATCCTGGCAGAACTGCTGCAGGAGAAGGGCATGACGGCGCTTGTCTCAACGGCTTATATGGACGAGGCCGCGCGGTTTCATCGGCTGTCGTTCCTGTCGGGTGGGAAGGTGGTCATTTCCGGAACACCAGCAGAAGTGCAGGCATTAGTTCCCGGCTCAATCGTGACATTCGAGGCCAAACCGCAACTGGCTGCGATTGCTCGACTCAAACAGACCTACCGGCAAGTCGAGGCATTGGGTTCCAAACTCCATGTGTTCGAAACAGAGATCGACCGCGATCGGGCCGTCAGGAACATCGAGGCGAGCCTCGGTGATATCAAGCCGGATCAGGTACGCGTGGATGATCCCGAATTGGAAGATGTGTTCGTCTCTCTCCTCCTTCGGCAGGCTGAGAGTCAAAAGGTACTGACGATCCCGTCGACGGCGAAACAGGCGGAGAACCACGGGCTTGCGATCGAGGCTCGCGAGCTCGTGCGCGACTTCGGGTCGTTCCGGGCCGTGGATCATGTGAGCTTTGAGGTCAAGCAAGGCGAGATCTTCGGTCTCTTGGGCGCGAACGGAGCGGGAAAAACGACCGTCATCAAGATGCTGAACGGCATCTTGCCGCCCACCGACGGACAAGGGTGGGTGGCGGGGGCAGAGATGAAGATCGCGGGCAGCATCATCAAGGAACGAATCGGGTACATGTCCCAAGCCTTCTCGCTCTATCTCGATCTGACCGTCGTGGAAAATATTCGTCTCTTTGCCGGGATCTATGGACTGGATAGAAGAGTGACCAACCAGCGACTGGACTGGATTACCGCGATGGCTGGTTTGGAAGGATACGAGTCAAGTCTGACCAGCCGGTTGCCGATGGGGGTCCGCCAGCGATTGGCGCTCGGGTGTGCCTTGGTACATCAACCCCGCGTCTTGTTCCTTGATGAACCGACGTCCGGCGTGGACCCGATCGGACGCCGATATTTTTGGGACATTCTTTCACGGATGGCTCGCGAGGAGGGCGTCGCGATTCTGATCACCACCCATTATATGAGCGAAGCGGAGCATTGCGATCACCTTGCGCTCATGTACGCGGGACGTCTCGTGGCGGAGGGCGCGCCCGAATACATGAAACAGCAGATCGAGCAAGAAGCAGGACGGCTTCTTGAAGTGATCACTGACCAACCGGGCCTGGCTGTAACGCAATTGCAACGAGCCGGCTTTGCCGGCGCATCGCTCTTCGGGACCCGCATCCATTTCTTCTGCCGTGACCCGATACGGGACGAGGAATGTGCCTGCCAGGCATTGGAGTCGAGCGGAGTGACCGTGAAATCCATAGCCCCTCGGCCGTTAAGCCTCGAGGATGTGTTTGTCTACAAGGTGATGGCTCTGGAAGAGCAGGAGCACAGAGCCTTGCCGGGAACGTCCGCGTGA
- a CDS encoding ABC transporter permease, with product MNLKRITAVASKEWRETVRDRMFFSLAFLLPILWMLVFGYGLVLDVENIPYAALDRDQSSLSRDYLYRFQQSRYFDFKGALRDEREVEPLLASSRIRAAIIVPEKFQERLNAGQTVGVQTLIDGTFPLRTDITKGYVIAINSAFNEERLVDHLSRRIGISRAQAEHRARPITLEVRYLYNEEVRSTWSMVPALVMFTLMLSCPLLTALGIVREKETGSIYNIYSSTVTKVEFLVGKLLPYVLISSMNAVVLWIMATLWFGVPFKGNLLFFLMASFVFVLSSTGVGLLVSLLVRTQIAALIVTIIIAMVPTILFSGLIVPVSSLSPGAQFQAHLFPGMYYTNIVRGTFLKGIGPEVLWTDVLALALYAVILRFVGYRLFTKRPRS from the coding sequence GTGAATCTCAAACGGATTACAGCCGTGGCGTCCAAAGAATGGCGCGAGACGGTCAGGGACCGAATGTTCTTCTCGCTGGCCTTTTTGCTGCCGATCCTCTGGATGCTCGTCTTCGGCTACGGGCTGGTGCTCGACGTGGAGAACATTCCTTATGCAGCTCTGGATCGGGATCAGAGTTCGCTCAGCCGGGACTATCTCTATCGCTTTCAACAGTCGCGGTATTTTGATTTCAAGGGGGCCTTGAGGGACGAACGAGAGGTGGAGCCATTGCTTGCTTCAAGCCGCATCCGCGCTGCGATCATCGTTCCCGAGAAGTTTCAGGAGCGGCTGAACGCCGGCCAGACGGTCGGCGTGCAAACGCTGATCGATGGAACGTTCCCGCTCCGCACGGATATTACCAAGGGCTATGTGATCGCCATCAACAGCGCCTTCAACGAAGAGCGGCTTGTCGACCATCTCTCCCGCCGGATCGGAATTTCCCGCGCACAGGCCGAGCACCGGGCACGACCCATCACGCTCGAGGTGCGCTATCTCTACAACGAAGAGGTTCGGAGCACGTGGTCCATGGTGCCGGCGCTCGTGATGTTTACCTTGATGCTCTCGTGTCCTTTGTTGACCGCGCTGGGGATCGTCCGAGAGAAAGAGACCGGCTCCATTTACAATATTTACAGCTCGACGGTGACCAAGGTCGAATTTCTCGTCGGCAAGCTGCTCCCCTATGTGCTGATTTCCTCGATGAATGCCGTGGTCCTCTGGATCATGGCGACTCTGTGGTTCGGCGTGCCGTTCAAGGGCAATCTCCTGTTTTTCCTCATGGCCTCCTTCGTGTTCGTGCTCAGCAGCACCGGCGTCGGCCTGCTCGTGTCGCTGCTGGTCCGCACGCAGATCGCCGCCCTGATCGTCACGATCATTATTGCAATGGTGCCGACCATCCTATTCTCCGGTCTCATCGTTCCGGTCTCTTCCCTGAGTCCCGGCGCGCAGTTCCAGGCCCACTTGTTCCCAGGCATGTATTACACCAACATCGTCCGCGGGACCTTTCTGAAGGGCATAGGGCCGGAGGTGTTATGGACGGATGTCCTCGCGCTGGCCCTGTACGCCGTCATCCTGCGATTCGTGGGGTACCGACTGTTTACAAAGAGGCCTCGATCGTGA
- a CDS encoding ABC transporter: protein MTRKEMLQLFRDVPIIAFLVYSFTLAVYITGNGIRSQLHDAGLLVHDADHSVSSRELMYRFQAPFFRLHGEVLDSGEGLRQLDRGTAIAFLEIPPRFHEQLATGEPTAVQLLVDTTNSPNGLSAASYAARIVARFGQKIAVERTESSAESSQDLPLIVSDHRVWYNPDQNEAWFECISHLLRQITIFALLLPAAALVREKERGTVEQLLVSPLSPFQIMASKALAMTVVILGATAVGLFGIMQPVFGVPIKGSVWLFFTLTALFVVTTACMGLAGATLARNQGQVGMMTLLVAAPMLMLSGITAPMEAMPTWVRYLMGLSPLRYFIDIANGILLKGAGLNILWDSVLAMTALGAAMFGFGLWRFRKQFG from the coding sequence ATGACTCGAAAGGAGATGCTCCAGTTGTTTCGCGACGTCCCGATCATTGCCTTCCTCGTCTATTCCTTCACTCTGGCGGTCTACATCACGGGTAACGGCATCCGATCGCAACTGCACGATGCCGGCCTGCTGGTTCATGATGCCGATCACAGTGTCTCCTCGCGTGAGCTCATGTATCGGTTCCAAGCTCCCTTTTTCCGACTGCATGGCGAAGTCCTCGATTCAGGGGAAGGCCTCCGCCAGCTGGATCGGGGGACCGCCATTGCGTTTTTGGAGATTCCCCCGAGGTTTCACGAGCAACTCGCCACGGGGGAACCCACAGCCGTGCAACTGCTGGTTGACACGACTAACTCGCCAAACGGGCTCTCTGCCGCAAGCTATGCCGCACGGATCGTTGCGCGGTTCGGTCAGAAAATCGCGGTCGAAAGGACAGAGAGTTCCGCGGAATCGTCGCAAGACCTGCCGCTCATCGTGAGCGATCATCGCGTCTGGTACAACCCGGACCAGAATGAGGCCTGGTTCGAGTGCATCTCTCACCTCCTCCGTCAAATTACGATCTTCGCGCTGCTGCTTCCCGCGGCGGCCCTGGTGCGGGAGAAAGAGCGGGGTACGGTGGAACAACTGTTAGTCTCACCGTTGTCGCCGTTTCAGATCATGGCCTCCAAGGCTCTCGCGATGACGGTGGTGATTCTCGGCGCGACGGCGGTCGGTCTGTTCGGCATCATGCAGCCGGTTTTCGGAGTGCCAATTAAAGGAAGCGTCTGGCTTTTTTTTACCCTCACGGCTCTGTTCGTCGTCACCACGGCCTGCATGGGGCTGGCCGGCGCAACGCTCGCGCGGAATCAGGGTCAGGTGGGGATGATGACGCTGCTGGTGGCCGCTCCGATGTTGATGCTGTCGGGTATCACGGCGCCCATGGAGGCCATGCCGACCTGGGTTCGCTATCTGATGGGGCTGTCGCCGCTGCGTTATTTCATCGATATCGCGAACGGCATTCTGCTGAAAGGCGCCGGCCTGAATATTCTCTGGGATTCCGTGCTTGCGATGACGGCGCTTGGGGCGGCCATGTTCGGTTTCGGCCTGTGGCGGTTCCGGAAGCAGTTCGGGTAA
- a CDS encoding sulfite dehydrogenase: protein MNRRSLLAGTVGLVGSMVMGSTRSSAEPATDGLPADPTRVPGKAATPYGQRSSFETAGRVSRAWWASLTPLQDSHGILTPSALHFERHHNGVPTIHPAQHRLLVHGLVDQPWTFTLDDLKRFPAVSRLAFIECSGNSAIEWKGPTGKTVQDTHGLTSTSEWTGVALKTLLQEVGVNPQASWMLAEGSDAAAMTRSLPLASMLDEAMLCYAQNGEPLRPEQGYPLRLVIPGWEGNTCIKWLRRLKLGRAPFMTREETSQYTDLMPDGKARQFTMVMEAKSVITSPSGGQQIQPGFLEIRGLAWSGRGRITEVEVSMDGGRSWRQAALQDPVLPKCHTRFHVPWRWNGEDVILQSRCIDETGYVQPDRAALVAVRGVNSVYHYNAIQSWRIAADGLVSNVHP, encoded by the coding sequence TTGAATCGGCGAAGCCTCCTGGCGGGAACGGTCGGCCTGGTGGGCTCGATGGTCATGGGATCGACGCGATCGTCCGCCGAACCGGCCACCGACGGTCTCCCGGCCGATCCCACGAGAGTGCCAGGCAAAGCGGCCACGCCGTACGGACAACGATCGAGCTTTGAAACAGCCGGCCGTGTTTCTCGTGCTTGGTGGGCTTCGCTGACACCGCTTCAAGACTCTCATGGGATTCTGACTCCCTCCGCGTTGCACTTCGAACGACATCATAACGGGGTGCCGACGATCCATCCGGCGCAGCACCGGCTCCTCGTTCACGGGTTAGTGGACCAACCGTGGACCTTCACTCTGGACGACCTGAAGCGGTTCCCTGCCGTCTCACGCCTGGCCTTCATCGAATGTTCCGGCAATTCAGCGATCGAATGGAAAGGACCGACGGGAAAGACCGTGCAGGACACCCATGGCCTGACGAGCACCAGTGAATGGACCGGCGTAGCCTTGAAGACCCTGCTGCAGGAAGTCGGTGTGAATCCCCAGGCCTCCTGGATGTTGGCCGAAGGGAGCGATGCGGCTGCCATGACCCGCAGCCTTCCACTGGCATCCATGCTGGACGAGGCGATGCTCTGCTATGCCCAGAACGGCGAACCGCTGCGACCGGAACAGGGCTACCCGCTGCGCCTTGTCATCCCAGGCTGGGAAGGCAACACCTGCATCAAATGGTTGCGACGGCTGAAACTTGGCAGGGCACCGTTTATGACCCGCGAAGAAACCTCGCAATATACGGACTTGATGCCGGATGGCAAGGCCCGCCAATTCACCATGGTCATGGAGGCGAAATCGGTCATCACTTCTCCCTCGGGCGGACAACAAATACAACCGGGATTTCTGGAGATTCGCGGCTTGGCCTGGAGCGGCAGGGGCCGCATCACCGAAGTTGAGGTGTCCATGGACGGAGGAAGATCGTGGCGGCAAGCGGCATTACAAGATCCTGTATTGCCCAAGTGCCATACAAGGTTCCATGTGCCCTGGCGTTGGAATGGAGAGGACGTGATTCTGCAAAGCCGCTGTATCGATGAAACAGGCTACGTGCAGCCTGATCGTGCTGCCTTGGTAGCAGTACGCGGAGTAAACTCCGTCTACCATTACAATGCGATCCAAAGTTGGCGTATTGCCGCGGACGGGCTGGTGAGCAATGTGCATCCGTAA